Proteins encoded in a region of the Pelmatolapia mariae isolate MD_Pm_ZW linkage group LG16_19, Pm_UMD_F_2, whole genome shotgun sequence genome:
- the LOC134644556 gene encoding uncharacterized protein LOC134644556, producing the protein MIYILCPFRFSADVLQWLSSQVDTSKDFRICITRNDLVKRGFIQWQRQKKGSPVNKLHLTFIGEAGIDTGALSKEFLTGIVHGIETRLFEGSGKKGKSPVYSISDLENSFYRTAGEVFSVSLAQGGPPPCFLRSWCYQFLATGNFDALQLTKDDVDDTEYRSLIEKVEVADNLTDLTEDIVSCGYTGLVKLDKRDSIIRSIVVHATVRLTPMLQQIRNGMKIYNLLEVIGRHESLCSNLFVPRDENDDTAPDADYIMSILEPELSERGSPRHAKENAIINFFQDFLENLESSDQDKDKKSCEYGIQDLQDQDQEEHWDSKHQPPRMSVPAIMQWLTGQRHKP; encoded by the exons ATGATTTATATTCTTTGCCCTTTCAGATTCTCTG CAGATGTGCTACAATGGCTTTCAAGTCAGGTGGATACCAGCAAAGACTTTAGGATTTGCATCACTCGGAATGATCTTGTTAAAAGAGGCTTCATTCAGTGGCAACGACAGAAGAAGGGTTCCCCTGTCAACAAACTCCACCTGACTTTTATCGGAGAAGCAGGAATTGATACTGGTGCATTAAGCAAAGAATTTTTGACTGGAATAG TGCATGGTATTGAGACTCGACTGTTTGAAGGCAGTGGCAAGAAGGGAAAGAGTCCTGTCTACTCTATCAGTGATTTAGAAAATAGTTTCTAcag AACTGCAGGAGAGGTGTTTTCAGTGAGCCTTGCACAGGGAggtccaccaccatgcttcctGAGAAGCTGGTGTTATCAGTTTCTTGCAACAGGAAACTTCGATGCGCTTCAGCTGACCAAAGATGATGTGGATGACACTGAATATAGGTCTCTAATTGAAAAG gTGGAAGTGGCAGACAACCTGACAGACCTCACTGAAGACATTGTGAGCTGTGGTTACACAGGACTTGTGAAGCTGGACAAACGGGACAGTATAATAAG ATCAATTGTTGTGCATGCTACGGTGCGTCTGACTCCAATGCTACAGCAAATCAGAAATGGCATGAAGATCTACAACCTTCTGGAGGTGATTGGAAGGCACGAAAGTCTCTGTTCAAACCTGTTTGTTCCCAGAGATGAAAATGATGATACAGCG CCGGATGCTGATTACATAATGAGCATCCTTGAGCCTGAGCTGAGTGAGAGGGGAAGTCCAAGGCATGCCAAAGAAAATGCCATCATCAACTTCTTCCAAGACTTCCTGGAGAATCTTGAAAGCTCAG ATCAGGATAAAGACAAAAAGAGCTGTGAGTATGGGATCCAAGACCTACAGGACCAGGACCAGGAAGAACACTGGGATTCCAAACACCAACCACCCAGAATGTCTGTCCCAGCGATTATGCAGTGGTTAACTGGACAAAGACACAAACCATGA